In one window of Spartinivicinus marinus DNA:
- a CDS encoding substrate-binding periplasmic protein produces MAKITLFLLFINLVYQSALAEQLPLLFANFPPVNYVDQQGNMHGISYEIITGVVSDMGYQPNVRTLPWKRAYHTAAQGKAAILFTFTQNEQRKREFYFTDMILPIADVFFKKKSKQIQWETLADLANYRIGYTDGYNYHSSFLRAIANKAFIARKSPALEHPELQHLKNLYNDRIDLIICEVNVCLFHLRNNPEWQAVIDYIPKPIGPIRSFHAGISKAWPNSEKLLKQFNAAYRNFKKQGKRKAILTKYKAAELTNLIKNEKE; encoded by the coding sequence GTGGCGAAAATAACTCTATTTTTACTATTTATTAATTTGGTTTATCAGTCAGCTTTAGCTGAACAGCTACCTTTATTGTTTGCCAACTTCCCTCCTGTTAACTATGTCGATCAGCAGGGTAACATGCACGGCATCAGTTACGAAATTATCACTGGCGTTGTCAGTGATATGGGCTACCAGCCTAATGTACGAACTTTGCCATGGAAGCGTGCTTACCATACAGCCGCTCAAGGTAAAGCTGCTATATTATTTACTTTTACTCAAAATGAACAAAGGAAGCGGGAGTTTTACTTCACCGACATGATTCTTCCTATTGCGGATGTTTTTTTCAAAAAAAAATCAAAACAGATACAGTGGGAAACATTAGCAGATTTGGCTAACTACCGTATTGGTTATACTGATGGATACAATTATCACAGTAGTTTCTTACGTGCCATAGCAAATAAAGCGTTTATTGCAAGAAAGTCTCCTGCATTAGAACACCCCGAATTACAGCATCTCAAAAATTTATATAATGATCGAATAGACCTTATTATATGTGAAGTTAATGTTTGCCTATTTCACTTAAGAAATAACCCCGAGTGGCAAGCAGTAATTGACTATATACCTAAACCTATTGGCCCTATCCGCTCATTCCATGCAGGCATTAGCAAAGCTTGGCCAAATTCAGAAAAATTATTAAAACAATTTAATGCGGCCTATAGAAACTTCAAAAAACAAGGGAAGCGAAAAGCCATCTTAACAAAATATAAAGCTGCCGAATTAACTAATTTAATAAAAAATGAAAAAGAATAG
- a CDS encoding substrate-binding periplasmic protein has translation MLYILFFSLVFGNQINYAKTLLPTVFDNYPPYHFLDNKRQKKGSTYELINTALIQMGYNPHVRQTAWKRAYKMVINGEVAIVYTLVNKPERAKHLLYSRIIAKFRSVFFKRRADKIQWQQLDALKHYIIGYTDGYGYPKVFLQALANKLIQGRSIQANDTPEFQHLKNLINNRVNLITCNQDTCNYLKQRYSPLFNNIGYIDKTIGTVGYFYVAVSKKWPQAQSLLKKLNKTITDLHQSGKMEAIYTKYGVAVPTREELELNVVR, from the coding sequence TTGTTATACATATTGTTTTTCAGCTTAGTTTTTGGCAATCAAATCAATTATGCTAAAACCTTACTACCTACTGTTTTTGACAACTACCCCCCTTATCATTTTTTAGATAATAAACGACAGAAAAAAGGTAGCACTTATGAGCTAATCAATACCGCTTTAATACAAATGGGCTATAATCCACATGTAAGACAAACAGCGTGGAAAAGAGCCTATAAAATGGTTATAAATGGTGAAGTAGCCATAGTATATACTTTGGTTAATAAGCCAGAACGAGCAAAACACCTGCTTTACTCTAGAATCATAGCAAAATTTAGATCTGTCTTTTTTAAAAGAAGAGCTGACAAAATACAGTGGCAGCAATTGGATGCTTTAAAACACTATATCATTGGTTATACTGATGGCTATGGCTATCCTAAAGTCTTCCTGCAAGCATTAGCTAATAAGTTAATTCAAGGACGAAGCATACAAGCTAATGACACTCCAGAATTTCAACACTTAAAAAATTTAATTAATAACAGAGTAAATTTAATTACTTGCAATCAAGATACCTGCAACTACTTAAAACAACGCTATAGCCCTTTGTTTAACAACATAGGCTACATTGATAAAACAATTGGAACTGTAGGCTATTTTTATGTGGCAGTAAGCAAAAAGTGGCCTCAAGCACAGAGTTTACTGAAAAAGCTAAATAAGACCATAACTGACTTACACCAAAGTGGTAAGATGGAAGCAATCTACACAAAATATGGCGTAGCAGTACCCACCAGAGAAGAGTTGGAACTTAATGTTGTTCGCTAA
- a CDS encoding alpha/beta hydrolase, giving the protein MQHPVINQQLCAQLKPLHLANPQPLTEVEQQYSAFYGIDFDTENPEINHNMGYFDSIHYRVACHYYWKDSNQGTAFVVHGYYDHVGLYGNLIKFLLDQHLNVVCFDLPGHGLSSGNRACIADFTDYVTALKQCINIATNSTPNPWFLLGQSTGGAVIADYLLTEKFTPNNCPFSKVVLFAPLIRPKNWGMIELAHRFLGSLLSNVKRSFAPNSHDEAFLHFVKHQDPLQPSHSSVKWLGALREWIKRIEHMPSSSLSPIIIQGKDDQTVDWQYNIPVLQKLFSNPTVFYLPSAKHHLVNESSSIRTEYFDYLKDILFTTSHTERFG; this is encoded by the coding sequence ATGCAACACCCAGTTATTAACCAGCAATTATGCGCTCAACTTAAACCACTTCACCTGGCTAATCCTCAGCCACTTACAGAAGTAGAGCAACAGTATAGTGCTTTTTATGGGATAGATTTTGACACTGAAAACCCTGAAATCAATCATAACATGGGCTATTTTGACTCCATTCACTACCGAGTAGCCTGCCATTACTACTGGAAAGATTCAAACCAAGGCACAGCATTTGTTGTGCATGGTTATTATGATCATGTTGGACTATATGGCAATTTAATTAAGTTTTTATTAGATCAACATTTGAATGTCGTTTGCTTTGATTTACCAGGACATGGCTTATCTTCAGGTAATAGAGCCTGCATTGCTGACTTTACAGACTACGTCACTGCCTTAAAACAGTGTATCAACATTGCAACTAACTCCACTCCAAACCCCTGGTTTCTTTTAGGGCAAAGTACCGGTGGCGCGGTTATAGCTGATTATCTTTTAACCGAAAAATTCACGCCCAATAACTGCCCTTTCAGCAAAGTTGTTTTATTTGCTCCCCTTATCCGTCCAAAAAACTGGGGGATGATTGAGCTGGCTCATCGATTTTTAGGCTCATTACTTAGCAATGTAAAACGCAGTTTTGCTCCAAATTCTCATGATGAAGCATTTTTACACTTTGTAAAACATCAAGATCCTCTCCAGCCTAGCCATTCATCTGTAAAATGGTTAGGTGCTCTTCGAGAGTGGATAAAACGAATAGAACACATGCCGTCTTCTTCTTTATCTCCCATAATAATACAGGGCAAAGATGATCAAACTGTTGACTGGCAATATAATATTCCTGTTTTACAAAAGCTTTTCAGCAACCCAACTGTATTTTATCTCCCATCGGCCAAGCATCATTTGGTAAATGAAAGTAGTTCAATTAGAACAGAATACTTTGATTATCTAAAAGACATTTTATTTACAACCAGTCACACTGAACGCTTCGGATAA
- a CDS encoding chemotaxis protein — protein MLNSVQQSSFLNQQELLIFQLTNKQLFGINVLKIKEVIPTQRLVKLPFSHPAVIGIAKLRGIPFTVINLTQALGISHIQTADRKESIIITELNRSIQGFLVNHVSRIINCSWHDILPPPAAMGNNIYITGITKLNEEMVEIIDVEKVINEVIPTPDYNTQLINELPYEYKQILKNKLVVAVDDSSMARKQVANTLKSIGVQYLLTCNGKQAIEKIHDLAAHNKRVDMIISDIEMPTMDGYTLTQEIRRNANEELSSIYILLHTSLATTVSAVNATRCGANAALTKFVTNDLANMVIEALTKK, from the coding sequence ATGCTCAATTCAGTTCAACAATCCTCATTTCTAAACCAGCAAGAGCTATTAATTTTTCAGTTAACAAACAAGCAATTATTTGGTATTAATGTTCTTAAAATTAAAGAAGTCATTCCAACTCAAAGGTTAGTTAAATTACCTTTTTCCCACCCTGCTGTAATAGGCATTGCTAAGCTACGAGGTATTCCTTTTACTGTAATCAACCTAACTCAAGCACTAGGTATATCACATATTCAAACAGCTGATAGAAAAGAATCAATCATCATTACCGAATTAAATCGCTCTATACAAGGTTTTCTGGTAAACCATGTTAGCCGAATAATTAACTGTAGCTGGCATGATATTCTCCCTCCTCCTGCTGCCATGGGTAACAATATTTACATTACTGGAATTACCAAGCTAAATGAGGAAATGGTAGAAATAATTGATGTCGAGAAAGTAATAAATGAGGTAATTCCCACACCAGATTATAATACCCAACTGATTAATGAACTTCCTTACGAATACAAACAAATTTTAAAAAATAAACTTGTAGTAGCAGTTGATGACTCATCCATGGCCCGCAAACAAGTTGCCAATACACTTAAATCAATAGGTGTGCAGTATTTGCTAACTTGCAACGGGAAACAGGCCATTGAAAAAATTCATGATTTGGCTGCCCATAACAAACGGGTTGATATGATTATTTCAGACATCGAAATGCCCACCATGGACGGCTACACTCTAACTCAAGAAATTAGACGAAATGCTAACGAAGAATTATCCTCAATCTATATTTTATTACATACGTCTTTAGCTACTACAGTCAGTGCAGTTAATGCTACACGGTGTGGTGCCAATGCAGCTTTAACTAAATTTGTAACTAATGACCTAGCAAATATGGTCATTGAGGCGCTTACTAAAAAATAA
- a CDS encoding beta/gamma crystallin-related protein → MQKTKFFLSIPVITSLIGCVVEPQAVAWEYYEQQNAQYTTQSSYQASPPKPKRKRVTLFRHCDFQGNYADLKRGKYNLAKLNRYGVLNDDVSSLYVPYGYQVTLYEHDNFQGRAITLTGNDRCLVNNGFNDKVSSLIISKVRHAPQPQQPYRPYDPNLVTAYQHCKFKGYRSSLRPGYYNLQQLRRLGIKNDDISSFSVPRGYEVTLYEHDNFKGRSITLQNSDKCLVNNGFNDKLSSIFVRKVSNSWPITSKPPATVYQHCNFDGYGVRLAPGHYNLRQLKGLGIRNDDLSSIRVPYGVSVTLYEHDNFRGRAWRLNSDTSCLVSRGANDQVSSIVVE, encoded by the coding sequence ATGCAAAAAACTAAATTTTTTCTGAGTATACCTGTTATTACAAGTCTGATTGGTTGTGTAGTTGAGCCGCAAGCTGTTGCGTGGGAATACTATGAGCAGCAAAATGCACAATATACTACTCAGTCTAGCTACCAAGCTAGTCCACCAAAACCTAAAAGAAAGCGCGTTACATTATTTAGGCATTGTGATTTTCAGGGTAATTATGCAGACTTGAAACGAGGAAAATATAATTTAGCAAAGCTTAATCGTTATGGTGTATTAAATGATGATGTGTCGTCCCTTTATGTACCATATGGATATCAGGTGACTTTATATGAGCATGATAATTTTCAAGGTCGAGCTATTACCCTGACAGGCAATGATCGTTGTCTTGTGAATAATGGTTTTAATGATAAAGTTTCTTCATTAATTATTAGTAAGGTTCGTCACGCCCCTCAACCACAGCAACCGTATAGACCTTATGACCCTAATTTAGTGACTGCTTATCAACATTGTAAGTTTAAGGGGTACCGTTCATCTTTGCGCCCAGGATACTATAACTTGCAACAGTTACGGCGGCTTGGAATAAAAAATGATGATATTTCTTCATTTAGTGTACCAAGAGGCTATGAGGTGACACTATATGAACATGATAACTTTAAAGGCCGGTCTATTACCTTACAAAATAGTGATAAATGTTTAGTTAATAATGGATTTAATGATAAGTTGTCATCTATATTTGTGCGAAAAGTAAGCAATTCATGGCCAATTACATCCAAGCCGCCTGCAACAGTTTATCAGCATTGTAATTTTGATGGTTATGGAGTTCGTTTAGCGCCTGGTCACTATAACTTACGTCAGCTAAAAGGGTTAGGTATTAGAAACGATGATTTATCATCTATCAGAGTACCTTATGGTGTTTCAGTCACTCTATATGAGCATGATAACTTTAGAGGGCGGGCTTGGCGATTAAACTCAGACACCAGCTGTCTGGTTAGCAGAGGGGCCAATGATCAGGTGTCTTCTATAGTGGTTGAATAG
- a CDS encoding superoxide dismutase family protein yields the protein MLKKILLPLAICYSSSILAGADFPIINNQGKTIGNVAIKQGTEGVLINIKAKGLPPGYHGMHFHRKGDCSDLATFKSAEGHIDPHKKPHGYLNPKGPHEGNLPNLIVSQDGSVEVELYSHMVQLKEGPAKLLDEDGSALIIHANKDDHTSQPIGGSGGRLACAIIK from the coding sequence ATGTTGAAAAAAATACTTTTACCTCTGGCCATTTGTTATTCATCAAGTATCTTGGCAGGGGCAGACTTCCCTATCATCAATAACCAAGGCAAAACAATTGGCAATGTTGCTATAAAGCAAGGTACAGAAGGGGTATTGATCAATATTAAGGCGAAAGGTTTACCACCAGGCTACCATGGTATGCACTTTCATCGTAAAGGGGATTGTAGTGACCTGGCTACTTTTAAATCAGCAGAAGGCCATATTGACCCGCATAAGAAACCTCATGGTTATTTGAACCCCAAAGGCCCTCATGAAGGTAACTTACCCAACCTGATTGTTAGCCAAGATGGTAGCGTTGAAGTAGAGTTGTATAGCCATATGGTTCAGCTTAAGGAAGGCCCAGCAAAACTACTGGATGAAGATGGATCAGCATTGATTATTCATGCTAATAAAGATGATCATACCAGCCAACCTATTGGCGGCTCTGGTGGTAGGCTTGCCTGTGCCATTATCAAGTAA
- a CDS encoding alkaline phosphatase D family protein, translated as MSVNVSRRSFVSLLGGVVTAPYLLTINNLKADTPNESIENYAVSTLPDNTTVDSDLANTVFPLSVASGDPSDTGIILWTRLSPTEFKPYEPLFFEIYADPKAELLLVQGQVDTQLVQFTDFTIKVDLSGQLQPATGYYYRFIYKGVSSRIGRCKTLPASYQTVDKINFAVLTCQDYTNGYYNAYYELSNIHEIDFVLHLGDFIYESIGDKRFQTDKYTDRKIKLNHDYSVAMNLDDYRTIYRTYRQDPWLRQALENHSWIITTDDHEIANDCYWDYQQDALGAPDHPYTNSSEFVTNRLDHLRQLKLSAQQAWCEYTPTRIKLNPNTTHPHRYSQIYRQFQFGNLVNLFMLDTRTYRTAQPCGQGDVFERYLPIGCTNGTSQANTMFGSQQKDWLYSGLASSRCRWQVLGNQTFMGRLAATLLGQELAPFSVDGWDGYQAERQQLAELSQHYDIDNLVVLTGDLHASIASYLKVNYSKSLNWNWNNLAGVEFMTPAVTSAGLIEGASRLLKYKVKRPEVVKLLSEAAVRLNNPHIKRFNANDHGFATIEFGQSHCEWRVYKVDKEQRQSAGKQLTMKVTKYDGVPWLYS; from the coding sequence ATGTCTGTCAATGTTAGCCGGAGAAGCTTTGTAAGTTTGCTTGGGGGAGTAGTTACCGCTCCTTATTTGTTGACAATAAATAATTTAAAAGCGGATACACCTAATGAGTCAATTGAAAACTATGCAGTTAGCACCTTACCTGATAATACTACGGTAGACTCTGATCTTGCTAATACAGTATTTCCATTATCTGTGGCCTCTGGTGATCCAAGTGATACAGGTATTATTCTTTGGACTAGGCTGAGTCCAACAGAGTTTAAGCCTTATGAGCCATTGTTTTTTGAAATTTATGCGGATCCCAAAGCAGAGTTGTTACTGGTTCAAGGACAAGTGGATACTCAATTAGTGCAGTTCACTGACTTTACAATAAAAGTTGATTTATCTGGTCAATTGCAGCCAGCTACAGGCTATTACTACCGGTTTATTTATAAAGGAGTGAGCAGTCGTATAGGTAGGTGTAAAACGCTTCCTGCATCTTATCAAACGGTAGATAAAATTAACTTTGCGGTATTAACCTGTCAAGATTATACCAATGGTTATTATAATGCTTATTATGAGTTGTCAAATATTCATGAAATAGATTTTGTCTTACATTTAGGTGATTTTATTTATGAAAGCATTGGCGACAAACGTTTTCAAACAGATAAATATACAGATAGAAAAATTAAATTAAATCATGATTATTCAGTGGCGATGAATTTAGATGATTATCGGACTATTTATCGTACTTATCGACAAGATCCCTGGTTGAGACAAGCATTGGAAAATCATAGCTGGATTATTACAACCGATGATCATGAAATAGCTAATGACTGCTATTGGGATTACCAGCAAGATGCTTTAGGCGCGCCAGACCATCCTTATACTAATAGCTCAGAGTTTGTTACTAACCGACTTGATCATTTACGGCAGTTGAAGTTGTCAGCACAACAAGCTTGGTGTGAATATACACCGACGCGAATTAAGCTAAACCCAAATACGACACACCCTCATCGTTATAGTCAGATTTATCGTCAATTCCAGTTTGGCAATTTAGTTAACCTGTTTATGTTGGATACCCGCACTTATCGGACTGCACAGCCTTGCGGTCAAGGCGATGTGTTTGAAAGATATCTACCAATAGGCTGCACGAATGGTACTAGTCAAGCAAATACCATGTTTGGCAGCCAACAAAAAGACTGGCTATATAGTGGCCTGGCAAGTAGTCGCTGTCGATGGCAAGTATTAGGCAATCAAACCTTTATGGGACGTTTGGCTGCTACTTTACTTGGTCAGGAGCTGGCGCCTTTTTCAGTTGATGGTTGGGATGGCTATCAAGCTGAAAGACAACAATTAGCGGAGTTGTCTCAGCATTATGATATTGATAACTTGGTGGTATTAACTGGGGACTTGCATGCCAGCATAGCGTCTTATTTGAAAGTTAACTACTCTAAATCATTGAATTGGAACTGGAATAACCTTGCAGGTGTTGAGTTTATGACGCCTGCTGTGACTTCCGCAGGATTAATAGAAGGCGCTAGCCGACTACTAAAATATAAAGTTAAGCGGCCGGAAGTAGTAAAACTATTAAGTGAGGCTGCAGTTAGACTAAATAATCCTCATATTAAGCGTTTTAACGCTAATGATCATGGCTTTGCTACTATTGAGTTTGGTCAGTCACACTGTGAGTGGCGGGTTTATAAAGTAGATAAGGAGCAACGACAATCTGCTGGAAAGCAATTAACAATGAAAGTTACTAAATATGATGGAGTGCCTTGGTTGTATAGTTAA
- a CDS encoding substrate-binding periplasmic protein, with the protein MSHFVKALFTAFFLLVVTTKAYCQPIHLLTNPFPPLHMTVSNNGFGKDENVTGLATEIINQLFTRSNIKYTITLQPSAEESQEIATHNNNYGVFTTFKTKQSQHIFKWVGPLFEEDWIILAPKNKRIVITQLSDLHKYRIGSYEQDEISKYLIKNGVKLIKAKGDVVNAAKLKLGKIDLWATSSLSGPVIAKRYSMHNLEVVYTFNRSALWLALNKNISDDTVSTLNTNLNQLRSEGFINSVVKKYSNPGAI; encoded by the coding sequence ATGAGTCACTTTGTCAAAGCACTCTTTACTGCATTTTTTTTGTTGGTGGTTACTACTAAAGCCTACTGTCAGCCTATTCATTTACTAACCAACCCTTTTCCACCACTTCACATGACTGTTAGCAACAACGGTTTTGGTAAAGATGAAAATGTTACTGGCCTTGCAACTGAAATTATAAACCAACTATTTACTCGCTCAAATATAAAATACACAATAACCTTACAACCCTCTGCAGAAGAAAGCCAAGAAATTGCCACCCATAATAATAACTATGGTGTATTCACCACCTTTAAAACTAAACAAAGTCAGCATATCTTCAAGTGGGTTGGCCCACTCTTTGAAGAAGATTGGATTATCCTTGCACCTAAAAACAAAAGAATTGTTATTACCCAGTTAAGTGACTTACACAAATATCGTATAGGCAGCTATGAGCAAGATGAAATTAGTAAGTATCTAATTAAAAATGGCGTTAAATTGATCAAGGCAAAAGGCGACGTTGTCAATGCTGCCAAGTTAAAGCTAGGAAAAATTGATTTATGGGCAACCAGCTCACTTTCTGGCCCAGTAATCGCCAAACGGTATAGCATGCATAATTTAGAAGTTGTCTATACGTTTAATAGAAGTGCTCTCTGGCTGGCTTTAAATAAAAATATTAGTGATGATACAGTTTCAACACTAAATACAAACTTAAATCAGCTTCGCTCCGAAGGGTTTATTAATTCAGTTGTAAAAAAATATAGCAACCCTGGAGCAATTTAG
- a CDS encoding HesA/MoeB/ThiF family protein, producing MLSCVEPIELTEEEQAIYQWQMWVPGFGEQGQQALRNTTVFISRVGGLGSVVAYELAAAGVGRMVLAHAGNIKYSDLNRQLLMTYDGVGVTERVHSAEQRLKQLNPRLEIVSYPENANIKNISKLMDGVDIVIDCAPLFQERFAMNQEAVKQGIPLIECAMYSMEAQITTIIPGKTPCLSCIYPVEPPHWKREFPVIGATSGTVGCMAAMEAIKLITGVGNPLTNTLLTMDLASMEFRRWQLQRRANCDVCSIKQ from the coding sequence ATGTTGAGTTGTGTTGAGCCAATTGAGCTAACAGAAGAAGAGCAAGCCATCTATCAGTGGCAAATGTGGGTTCCAGGTTTTGGTGAGCAAGGTCAACAAGCGCTACGCAATACAACTGTGTTCATTTCCAGAGTTGGTGGGTTAGGTTCGGTGGTTGCCTATGAGTTGGCAGCTGCAGGCGTTGGGCGAATGGTTCTGGCTCATGCTGGTAACATTAAATATTCAGACTTAAACCGGCAGCTGTTGATGACATATGATGGAGTTGGAGTTACTGAGCGAGTACATTCAGCAGAGCAGCGGCTTAAGCAGCTAAATCCTCGTTTAGAAATTGTTTCTTATCCAGAAAATGCAAATATAAAGAACATTAGTAAATTAATGGATGGAGTTGATATTGTCATTGATTGTGCTCCATTATTTCAAGAAAGATTTGCAATGAACCAGGAGGCAGTTAAGCAAGGTATACCACTAATAGAGTGCGCTATGTATTCGATGGAAGCACAAATTACCACAATCATTCCCGGCAAAACACCTTGTCTGTCTTGTATTTATCCAGTAGAACCTCCTCATTGGAAAAGAGAGTTTCCTGTAATAGGTGCAACATCGGGCACTGTGGGGTGTATGGCTGCAATGGAAGCAATTAAGTTGATAACGGGAGTTGGTAATCCACTAACAAACACTTTGTTAACGATGGATTTAGCCAGTATGGAGTTTAGGCGATGGCAATTACAGCGCAGAGCTAATTGTGACGTTTGTTCTATAAAACAGTGA
- a CDS encoding MoaD/ThiS family protein translates to MMDLEVKLFGPLRMQAGADSFKIKLTNNNLSSAINQLSHLNELKDTLIRPDGELCQSVIYLIGNEQVNIEDNPVFQQGDVLTLLAPISGG, encoded by the coding sequence GTGATGGATTTAGAGGTTAAACTATTTGGGCCTTTACGAATGCAAGCTGGGGCTGACTCATTTAAGATAAAGCTAACGAACAACAATCTTTCTTCTGCTATTAATCAACTTTCTCACTTAAATGAGCTGAAAGACACTTTGATAAGGCCTGATGGAGAGCTATGTCAGTCGGTTATTTACTTAATTGGTAATGAGCAGGTCAATATTGAAGATAACCCTGTTTTTCAGCAGGGGGATGTACTGACTTTGTTAGCCCCTATTTCTGGAGGGTGA
- a CDS encoding GNAT family N-acetyltransferase: MKNNNYIIRTMHQEEVILAINWAAKEGWNPGVNDAECYYNADPNGFLIGLLNNEPIATISVVKYGESFGFLGFYIVHPSYRGKGYGLQIWKAGIKYLEGCNIGLDGVVEQQENYKKYGFRLAYRNIRFEGLGGGSSTIQSRIVDLSTIPFEAIELYSRPFFPERRDEFLKSWINQSNCNALGVIQNDSLTGYGVIRKALGGYKIGPLFANTPELADDLFLALKQGVEPLQPIYLDIPEVNQEALKLAKRYNMQSVFETARMYSIKAPDLPLDRFYGVTSFEVG, encoded by the coding sequence GTGAAAAATAATAACTACATTATTCGGACAATGCATCAAGAAGAAGTTATTCTTGCTATTAATTGGGCCGCCAAAGAGGGATGGAATCCAGGAGTTAATGATGCAGAATGTTATTATAACGCTGACCCCAATGGTTTTCTTATAGGGCTTCTTAATAATGAGCCGATAGCGACAATTTCAGTAGTTAAATATGGTGAGTCGTTTGGTTTCCTCGGTTTCTACATTGTTCACCCTAGTTACCGTGGGAAAGGCTATGGATTACAAATTTGGAAAGCAGGAATTAAGTATTTGGAAGGGTGCAATATTGGTCTGGATGGCGTGGTTGAGCAACAAGAAAACTATAAAAAATATGGTTTTCGATTGGCCTATCGTAATATTAGATTTGAAGGCTTAGGAGGAGGTAGTTCGACTATTCAATCACGCATTGTTGACCTTTCTACTATTCCATTTGAAGCCATTGAATTGTATAGCCGTCCTTTTTTTCCTGAAAGAAGAGATGAGTTTCTGAAATCATGGATTAACCAGTCTAATTGTAATGCGTTAGGTGTCATACAAAATGATAGCCTGACTGGTTATGGTGTTATTCGTAAAGCGTTGGGTGGTTACAAGATAGGGCCTTTATTTGCTAATACACCAGAACTTGCCGATGATCTCTTTTTGGCTCTAAAGCAGGGAGTAGAACCACTACAACCTATTTACCTTGATATACCAGAGGTTAACCAAGAAGCTTTGAAGTTGGCGAAACGCTATAACATGCAAAGTGTGTTTGAAACGGCGAGAATGTATTCAATTAAAGCTCCAGATTTACCTCTTGACCGTTTTTATGGTGTAACCTCCTTTGAGGTAGGATAA